In the genome of Streptomyces sp. V2I9, one region contains:
- a CDS encoding O-methyltransferase encodes MRQLRGQERVITANRQTSWAFADAFVAEDEALHVARERAHELGLRPVTPGTGAALRLLAAAADAKAVAEIGTGTGVSGMYLLHGMRPDGVLTTVDPEPERQQFAREAFRAAGFATNRARFIPGRALDVLPRLADGGYDLVFCDGDRLESLDVLAESLRLLRPGGLVCFEGVFADGRTVDSAAQPAEVLRLRELLRAVRESQELMSTLLPVGDGLLCAVRRG; translated from the coding sequence TTGCGCCAACTACGGGGACAGGAGAGGGTCATTACCGCCAACCGGCAGACGAGCTGGGCGTTCGCCGACGCCTTTGTCGCCGAGGACGAAGCACTGCACGTGGCCCGGGAGCGGGCTCACGAGCTGGGACTTCGCCCGGTGACACCGGGCACCGGCGCCGCGCTGCGCCTGCTGGCGGCCGCCGCGGACGCCAAAGCGGTGGCGGAGATCGGTACGGGCACGGGCGTGTCCGGCATGTATCTCCTGCACGGAATGCGGCCGGACGGGGTGCTGACCACCGTGGACCCCGAGCCCGAGCGCCAGCAGTTCGCCCGGGAGGCGTTCCGTGCGGCGGGCTTCGCCACCAACCGGGCCCGGTTCATCCCCGGCCGTGCCCTGGACGTCCTGCCCCGGCTGGCGGACGGCGGCTACGACCTCGTCTTCTGCGACGGCGACCGGCTGGAGAGCCTCGACGTGCTCGCTGAATCGTTGCGCCTGCTGCGCCCCGGCGGGCTGGTCTGCTTCGAGGGGGTCTTCGCGGACGGCCGTACGGTCGACTCCGCGGCCCAGCCGGCCGAGGTGCTGCGGCTGCGGGAGCTGCTGCGCGCGGTGCGCGAGAGCCAGGAGCTGATGTCGACCCTGCTGCCGGTGGGCGACGGTCTGCTCTGCGCGGTCCGGCGCGGCTGA